The following coding sequences lie in one Molothrus ater isolate BHLD 08-10-18 breed brown headed cowbird chromosome W, BPBGC_Mater_1.1, whole genome shotgun sequence genomic window:
- the LOC118701495 gene encoding Friend virus susceptibility protein 1-like, with translation MSIGVKACMCFWSLGFFEILIPLWSLGLFSYPEIVLVLSLIRSFYSRGAVTRIAILLGLMAMMCKKFINMLGSAPGMNGSWLWLFVQFVRGGAAGNEAFQPLLSFFSSESVASLLKNVQFPLNVKETIFLVFNLVTFLYTVCCFYRMRAEISRRADETPDSGVDSGVEHPEWCGKWEDMGQILKEFSDPIVWDFPHEQIQNPAEVGKYLKEKHQHEPKERKVIAVSWALAYAYRTLLETVRQQTEAGGQGDKSAIPVTQAAANTPGSKPAAKPDSEPKPAAKPMAVATSTRSGKCTDKTNRPVDDDDDAGEGTSMPPDIKSGVKAAGARSDANIESFSLKDLRGLRKDYTRRPDESIISRLVRLWDAAGKATILDGTEARHLGSLSHDPVIDQGIMRGANPQSLWARVLESVAQRYLCADDLYMQQTQWKTIEQGIQRLREMAVAEIIFSDDVTTRNPDLVPCTSVMW, from the coding sequence ATGTCTATTGGGGTCAAGGCTTGCATGTGTTTCTGGTCCCTAGGGTTTTTTGAGATCTTAATACCTCTGTGGTCCctaggtttattttcttatccagAAATAGTTCTAGTATTGTCCCTAATACGTAGTTTTTacagcagaggggcagtgaCCAGAATAGCTATCCTGCTGGGCTTGATGGCAATGATGTGCAAGAAGTTTATAAACATGTTGGGGTCTGCTCCAGGTATGAATGGTTCTTGGCTATGGTTATTCGTCCAGTTTgttagaggaggagcagccgggaatgaggcttttcagcctttgctttccttcttctcctctgaaTCGGTTGCATCCCTATTGAAGAATGTTCAATTTCCCCTGAATGTTAAAGAAACCATCTTTCTGGTATTCAATCTAGTAACCTTCCTCTATACAGTCTGCTGCTTCTATAGAATGAGGGCTGAGATTTCTAGACGGGCTGATGAGACCCCTGACTCAGGAGTAGACTCAGGTGTGGAACATCCTGAGTGgtgtgggaaatgggaggaTATGGGCCAAATCCTGAAGGAATTCTCTGACCCTATAGTCTGGGACTTTCCACATGAACAAATACAGaacccagctgaggtggggaaataTCTCAAAGAGAAGCACCAGCATGAGCCTAAGGAGAGAAAGGTCATTGCAgtgagctgggctctggcatATGCTTATCGCACTCTGTTGGAGACTGTACGACAGCAGACAGAGGCAGGGGGGCAGGGAGATAAATCAGCTATCCCAgtcactcaggctgcagccaacaCCCCAGGCTCGAAGCCAGCAGCCAAACCAGATAGTGAGCCTAAGCCAGCAGCTAAACCAATGGCTGTTGCTACCAGTACTAGAAGTGGGAAATGCACGGACAAGACCAATCGACcagtggatgatgatgatgatgcaggAGAAGGAACCTCAATGCCTCCTGACATAAAATCAGGAGTCAAAGCAGCGGGTGCAAGATCAGATGCAAATATTGAgtccttttccctgaaggacctTCGTGGCCTACGGAAGGATTACACCCGACGACCTGATGAATCCATAATTAGTCGGTTAGTCCgtctctgggatgctgcaggcaaGGCTACAATTCTGGATGGCACTGAAGCGAGGCATTTGGGATCCCTGTCACATGATCCTGTCATCGACCAAGGAATTATGAGGGGGGCAAACCCTCAGAGCCTCTGGGCACGGGTCTTGGAAAGTGTTGCACAAAGATACCTGTGTGCAGATGACCTTTATATGCAACAAACACAGTGGAAGACCATAGAGCAAGGGATTCAACGCTTGAGAgaaatggcagtggcagagattaTCTTCTCAGATGATGTAACAACTAGGAACCCAGACTTGGTGCCATGCACGTCTGTGATGTGGTGA